The following nucleotide sequence is from Longimicrobium sp..
ATCGCCGTCCGCCGCAAGAACGACGGCACCGGCACCTTCACCATCACCACCGGCGCGCCCACGTTCGAAGGGACCGCGCACACCCGGGACCTCACCGTCTTCCGCAACGAAGCCGGCGGCGCCCAGATCCGCATCCGCGGCAACAACCCCAATCGCGAGTCCTTCGGCCCCGTCCACGCCCGCACCGGCGAGAACTTCGAGGGCCTGATGGTCGTTGACGGCCGCATCACCGACCCCAGCGCGATGCGCACCATCGCCCCCGGCAGCATCGACAACGTCGAAGTCATCAAGGGCCCCGCCGCCGCGCGCCTCTACCCCAACGACCCCCGCGCCGCCCACGGCGTCATCCGCATCACCACCAAGGCCGGCGCGCGACGCTGAGCCAGCGCCGGTGCAGCACGAAGGGGCTCCACGGCCGAGGCGGCCGTGGAGCTCTTTTCGCGATATGGGTGGAGAGCCGCGTCCATCAACGTAGCCCTTCGCCACTCTCGCTCGCGAGATTGTGGACCGCGCCCAGCCGATTCTGGTATCTCCTCTACGCTCAACATTGCGGTTCGGGCTCTAACACGAGAGAAACAGAAGCAGATCAGCGGTATCTGCATTGTAGGCCAGAGCGCTCCAGGTTACATTGAGGATACTGCCCTTCCGAGCGTTGGAAGCGCAGAAATCATAGCTAGCACCCCCACCGGGTCCTAGCGCCTCAAATCACCAAGCGCTCGGAAACGAGCCCTTGGGCTATCCATCGGAGGTTCTATGTCTTGGAAGGACACACCGCACTCCCTTTCCATTCAAGCAGAGGGCGTACAACACCTGATCAATCAGGTGTATCGCCAGAGCGGGCGCTACCAGTGGGTAAGAGAGACCTTCCAGAATGCACTTGAGGCACGGGCGAGCCGTGTGCATTTCGGAGTTGAGTGGCAGGCTGTCGACTCCATGCGTGTATACCGCAGATATGTGGCGGATGACGGTGTCGGAATGAGCCCCACCGAACTGATCCGCTTTTTCCGAACTTTTGGTGGGGGTGGCAAGCCTATCGGTGGCGAGCACGAGAATTTTGGCATGGGGGCCAAAGCATCGCTATTTCCATGGAATCACCACGGGCTCGTAGTGGTCTCATATCAAGATGGTGTGGCTTCGATGATATGGGTCTACCGGCATCCCGAATCGGGAGAATATAAGCTGCGTCCGTTTGTCGCCGTTGACGAGTGGGACAACGAGGAGATCGTGCACGTCGCCACCCCCTTTGATGATCCGGAGCATGGTTGCCATTGGGGCTTAGTCGGTCCTGACTGGATTCGGGAGGAAGGACATGGCACCGTCCTGGTGCTCCTAGGGAACGATCCGTCTCAGGATTCTGTCCGCGGCGATCCTGGCAGAGAAGAGGATGCGCTTCGGGGGGTTACCAGATTCCTGAATGAGCGCTTTTGGGAGCTTCCAACCGGCGTAACTTGCACAGTGGAAGAGTTCGTGAGCCATGATCGGTGGCCCGCCTCTTCTGCTGAGGCGTTCAACGGGCCAAAGAACAGGCGGATCAACAACCGAAATGTCGAGGGCGCAAAGTTCTTCGTGGAGTATCCCAAGGAGTTCCCGGACGGAAAACTAGCGAGTGCCGGGACGGTCGATCTCGACGACGGAACCGTGGTGGATTGGTATTTATGGGAGGGTGGTCGTCCGGCCGTTCAATCCTACGCGAAGCTGAATGGTTATACCGCAGCACTCTATAGAAACGAGCTCTATGACCTGAGTGATCATCACAGCCGATTCCGAAGCTTCGGCGTTACGGAGAACGCCGTCCGGGAGCGACTTTGGTTGGTCGTTCGACCGCCGTTTTGGGAGGAGACGAGCCGCTACGGTGTTTATCCTAGGGGTGATCGAAACGCACTCCTAATGACTGGAGCTGGATGGGTCGGGGATCCGATCCCTATGACCGAATGGGGGCACGACTTCGCGCAACGGCTGCCTGACGAGATCTTGGAAGCTCTTCGAAACGTCCGTGAAGGCCAAGTTGGCACACTTAGCGATCCCGCTTGGCGTGAGCGACTGAAGGAGCGGTTCGGCAGTCGTTGGCGTATCTTGAAGCTGGTCAAGGATGCGCAAGGTCTCACAACCGTAAAGCCGGTCCAGATGGCTAGGCGGCCCCATGGTCCTCACAGTGGACGTGGAGGTCGGAGGGGCGGGGGACCTGGTAATGGGCGAACCGGCGGTGCCGGGTCTGACATCAGCATGGGAAGCGATCCCGGAGCCGAGCCGGCTTCTGCGCGCACTGTTGCCGGTGGTATTCCTGACTATCGCACTGTGGGGGCGGCCGATCTACCTGAGGGAGTGCTGTGTTCGTGGGAACCGCCGAACGCTGAGTGGAAATCCGGGTGTGTCCTGATCAACCACGATCACCCGGTGATTGAGGGACAGCTCCGTCACTGGCAAGATCGGTTTCCAGCACCAGTCGCAGATGAGGTGAAGCGCATTGTCCTGGAAGTTTATGGTACCATAGCCGTCGCAAAGGTCGCACACTCCGAGGCTCTCAAGAAACTCATCTCGAAGGAGAAGGTCGAAGAGGATCTTCGGAGTGATGCTGCCCTGACGATGTCGCTTCTCGGGTTGGTGGCTGAGGAAGGAATGATCAGTACTCAGCTTCACGGGAAGTTAGGTCGACGGCTGAAGCAGGCGTAGCGAGGCGGTAGTGGGCTCCTCAGCAAGGCATGGTTTGGTTCGGATTCGGAGGGAGGCGGGGTGCAAATGAGGGGCCCCGCAATTTACGTCTCGTGGGCGCGGACACCAGCACGCACGGTTGACGAGAGCCCCCGCCGCACGCGACGGATGGCGAACGCCTGGACGCTGAAGTGACGAAGGAGACCCTTCGCGGCTATCTTGCCCGCGGAGGGTTTTCCTTGGAAGCGAACCCCAGGGCTGCCCGTCTGTGCCGGCATGGCCCCGGCTTCCCATCCTTCTCCCGCGCCACCCGGAGCCCTTTGAGCGCACCCGCCCCCGCTGCCCGCTACGACCGCTCGATCGTGGAGGGCCCGCTGCGCCCGGCGGTCTGGAAGCTGGCGTGGCCCGGGATGTTGGCGAACGTCGTCGGGGGGCTGCAGGGGATGGTGGACCACGTGATGGTGGGGCACATGGTGGGGTACGCCGGGAACGCGGCCATCGGGGTGGCGTGGCAGATCTTCCTGGTGGTGATCGCCTTCATCTCGTCGCTCTTCACCGGGATGGGTGTGCTGGTAGCACGGGCCGCCGGCGCGCGCGACTCCGAGCGGGTGGACCGCGTGGTGTACCAGGCGTTCCTGACGGCGCTGGGGATCTCAGTGGGGGTGATGGCGCCGCTGGGGTACTTTCTGGCGCCGTGGCTGCTGGATCGGGTGAACGCCGCCCCGGCGGTCCAGGCGGAGGCGCTCCCCTTCCTGCGCGTGATGTTCCTGTTCAGCGGCGGAATGCTCGTGTTCTTCATGCTGGGCGGGGCGCTGCGCGCGGCCGGCGACGCCCGCACCCCCATGGTGCTGGGATTCGTCATGACGGCGCTCAACCTGGGGCTCAACCTCCTCCTGATCCCCGCCTTCGGCACGGTGGGCGCCGCCATGGGAACCACGATCGCGTCGGGGCTGGTGGCGGCGTACGCGCTCTTCCGGCTGGTGCGCGGCGGGTGGGTGGTGTCGTTCCCGCGGGGTGGCGGGTGGGGGCCGGACTGGGGGGTGATCCGCGCCCTCTTCAGCTTCGGGCTCCCCACCGGAATCCAGGGGATCGCCATGAACGTGAGCGGGGTGCTGATGCTGGCCTACATCGGCTCGCTGGCGCAGAGCGCCGCGGCGCAGGCGGCGTACGCCGTGTCGTACGGGCAGCTCTTCTCGCTGATCACCTGGACGTCGGTGGGGCTGATGGGCGCCGCCGCCGCCGTCGCCGGGCAGAACCTGGGCGCGGGTCAGCCGGACCGCGCCGCCGACGCCGTGCGGGTGACGGCGGCCATCGGGCTGGGCGGGGCGGCCTGCGTGGGGGTGCTCTTCCTCGCCGCCCCGCGCGTGCTGCTGGCGCTCTTTGGGATGGACGAGCCCGCCGCGGTGGAGCTGGGCGTGCAGCTGCTGCGCGTGCTGGGGGTGTCCGGGATGTTCGTGGCGGTGGCGCTCACCTACACCGGCGGGCTGCAGGGCACGGGCGACACGCGGGGTCCCCTCTACATCTCCGTGGCCTCGCAGGTGGTGCTGCCGCTGGGGATCTGCTTCGTGGTCCGGCGAACGGCGACGCTGGACCCCATCGACGTCTGGCTCGCCATCCTGGCCGGGCACGTGGCGCGGTGCACGCTGAGCGTGCTGCGCTTCAAGCAGGGCCGCTGGCGCGCAATCGCCGTGGACATCGCCCCAGCGCCATCGTCCTAAAAAGCCTCACACGGAGACGCGGTGGGAAAGGCGAGGGCACAGAGAAACCCTCTTGCTGTTCTTGTAGTTCCCTCTGCGGCTCTGTGTGAGGCTGTTTTCCTCAGCGCGCCGGCCACCAGCAGCGTGGCGATCTGCGTAAAGAGCTCCGCGCGGATGCATGCGCCGCGACGATCCGCCGTGCCGGCTCAGCGACGCCGTCCGATGCTCACCAGGTGCGCGTACAGCTCGCGGTAGGCGGCGACGATCGCTTCCTTGCTGTGGCGAGTGCGGACGGTGTGCAGCCCGGCGTCGGCCAGGCGGCGCAGCTCCGGCTGGCCGGACTCCAGGGCGCGCAGGATGCCGTCGCGCATCGCCTGCGCGTCGGACGCGGCGACGAGGAGGCCCGTTTCGCCGTCGACCATCAGCTCCTCGGCGCCGCGGGTGCGGGTGGAGAGCACGGGGACGTTGCGGCCCCACGCCTCCAGGATCACGTTCCCCAGGTGCTCGATGCGCGACGGGCAGATGAAGAGGTCCGCCGCCGCGTAGTACGGCGCCGGCTCCGGGAGCCACCCCGTCCAGCTCACGCGGTTCGCGATGCCCAGGCGTTGGGCCTGCGCGAGGAGCTCGTCGCGCAGCTCTCCCTCGCCGGCGACGACCAGGCGCAGCGGGCGGCCGCCGACTTCGCGGGGGAGGAGGGCGAAGGCGTCGAGGAGGTCCACGAAGCCCTTGCTCGGGCGGAAGCGGCCCAGGGCGAAGAGCATCAGCGCGTCGTCGGGGATGCCGAGGCGCTCGCGGGCTTCACGTGCCGGGCCGGCGTCGGTGGAAGGCTCCGGCGCTTCAGCGAAGTTGCTGATGTGGAAGACGCGGTCGGCGGGGAAGCCCTGCTGCACCAGGTAATCGCAGATGCCGCGCGTGTTCCCCACCCAGGCGTCAGCGTGGCGGTAGCTGCGGGGACGGTAGTAGCCGCCCAGCCGCGCCAGGTGGATCGTGTCGCTGCCGCGCGGCACCCGCGTGAGGCGCGTGGCGCGGCCAAGGTACGTCTGCACGACTTCCGGGCGGTGGCGGGCGACGAGGCGCCGGATCGTCCACATGGTGCGCACGTCGAGCGAGTTCGCCATCCCGGTGAGCACGCGCGGCACCGCGGCGTCGATGGTACCATCGAGCAGGCTTCCGCGCCGCAGGACGGCCATCGAGGGGTAGCCGCTCTCGTGCAGGGCGCTCACCAGCCGGGCGAAGAAGCGCTCCGCCCCTCCCAGGGCCGGGCTGGCGATGGCGTGTATGGATCGGGTCATAGGAGGCCGCGGTGCGTGGACGAGCCCGCCCAGGCGGCGGGGCACTCAAGATACCGCCGATCCCGCCCGGCGACCACGCATCCGGCTAGATGGTTACGTCGGTGCCGAGCGTCCATCCTCGGCCGACACCTCGCGCGCGATCTGCTCATGAAGCCTGCGCGCTCCATCCCGATAGAATCGGATTCGCTCCTCGACACTGGCGCCTTTGAGCCGCTCGTAATTCGCATCGCGGATTCGGCGTGTCATCGCGACCGCGTCAATCTTCTTCTCCATAATGAGTCACCTCCCGCGGTGAGTAGATCGCCAGCGACCTGTAGCCGAGCTCCAAATTGACTGCGTTGAAGTACCGTATCTTATCGTAATGCACAATGTGCTTGAAGTTCCAGCTTACGAGAAGGCCCACCGCGGCCGTAGAAGCCAGGGCGATGTGCAGTCCGTCGTCGTAAAACTTCGACGTCAGTATCTTCCGTTCCTGATAAACGTCGGCGAGTCGGAGGGCCTCCGGAGTTACGGACAGCACCTCCGCGCCAGATGCGATCAGATCCGCATAGACCTCTCTCACGCGCTCCGGCGCCTGCTCGATCTCGGTCGCGACCACCTCCGAGACGACAGGCAGGTAATTACCGAGCCGGAAGTCCTTGAGGAGTCCATTAGACCACGGGGCGAACTCCGCGTCGTGGCACCCCCCGAGCACCGAAGTGTCGAGGTAGATCCGCTGGACGTGGACCGACGACGATCTGCTCACTGGCCCGAGGCCCCGGCTCGCTCCCGAAGGACGGGCTCCAGCGTCTTCCACGCGGTCTCGGCGATGACCTCGTGGCCGCGGGCGTTGGGGTGCACGCCGTCTTCGATGTTGAGCTCGGACTCGCCGGCCACGCCCTCCAGAAGGAAGGGGATCAGCGGGAGGCGGTTGCGGCGGGCTACCTCCGGATAGAGCGCGTCGAAGCGGCGCACGTACCCAGGGCCCAGATTGGGCGTCGCGTACATGCCGGCCAAGACGATGGCGGCGTCGGGGCGGCGGGAACGGACCGTGTCGATGACGGCCTGGAGGTTGGCGGCCAGCGAGTCCACGTCCGAGCCGCGCAGCATGTCGTTGGCGCCCGTCTCCAGCACCAGCACGTCGAAGGGCTGCTCCAGGATCCAGCGGATGCGGCTCCGCGCCCCCGCAGAGGTCTCGCCGCTCTGGCCCGCGTTCACCACCTCGTAGGGGAGGCCGGCGGAGTCGATCTTCTCCTGGATGTGCGCGGGGAAACCCTGCTCCGGGTCCAGCCCCTGCGCGGCCGTCAGCGAGGTTCCCAGGAAGAGCACCGTCTTACGCGCGGAAGGGTCCTGCGCGGCTTCGGCGGCGGACGATGCGTCCGCCGCCGGTTTGCTTTCCGCTCCCGTGCACCCGAAGTTCAGCGCCACCAGAAGCACCGGCAGCGCACGGAAAAGGCGGAATTTAGGCATGCTCATCGTTCGTGATCTTGAAAAGAGCTATCGGAGCGGCGGGCAGCAGCTCGCCGTGCTCCGCAATGTGAACTTCCGCGTCGACGCGGGCGAAACGGTCGCCATCGTGGGCCACTCCGGGAGCGGGAAGACGACGCTCCTGGGTCTGCTGGCCGGGCTGGACAGCCCCTCCCGCGGCTCCGTCGAGCTGGAGGGGACCGACCTGGGCACCCTCTCCGAGGACGGCCGCGCCCGGCTGCGCAGGGAGCGGATCGGTTTCGTCTTTCAGGCGTTCCAGCTGATCCCCACTCTTACCGCGCGCGAGAACGTAGAGGTCCCCCTGGAGCTGCGCGGCACGCCGGACCCCGCCCGCGCCCAGGAGCTGCTGGCCCGCGTGGGGCTCGGCGACCGCGGCCACCACTACCCCGCCCAGCTCTCCGGCGGCGAGCAGCAGCGGGTGGCCATCGCGCGCGCCTTCATCCACGCCCCCACCGTGCTCTTTGCCGACGAGCCGACCGGGAACCTGGACCGCACCACCGGCACCCGCATCATCGACCTCCTCTTTGAGCTGAACCGCGAGCAGGGGACGACGCTGGTGCTCGTCACGCACGACCCGGACCTCGCCACGCGCGCGGGCCGCGTGATCCGCCTGGAGGACGGCGCCGTCGTTGGCGACGAGCGGAGCGCCGCGTGAGCCGCATCTCGCCGCTGGCCGTGCTGGCGTGGCGGGAGAGCCGCTTCGCCAGGCGGCGGCTCCTGCTGTTCCTCTCGTCGATCTCGCTGGGCGTGGCGGCGCTGGTCGCCACGCAGAGCTTCGCCGCCAACCTGGCCGCTGGGGTGCGCCAGGAGAGCCGCTCGCTGCTGGGGGCCGACGTGGCTTTCTCCAGCAACCGGGCGTTCGGGAAGCGCACGACGGCGCTGCTCGACTCGCTGCGCCGCGCACGGACTCCGGTGGCGCAGGTGGTCTCCTTTGCCTCGGTGGCGCTGCTGGAGCGGACGGGCGGCGCGCGGCTGTCGCAGGTGCGCGCGGTGGAGGCGGGATATCCGTTCTATGGGCAGATCGTCACGGAGCCGGCGGGCGCGTGGGCGGGGCTCGCGCGCGGGCGCGAGGTGGTGGCGGACCCGGCGCTCCTCTCCTCGCTCGACGCGCGCATCGGCGACTCGATTTCTCTGGGCGAGACGCGCTTCCGGCTGGCGGGGATCATCCGCAAGATCCCGGGCGACGTGGGGATCTCCTCCGCTTTCGCGCCACGCGTCTACATCCCCGCGCGCTACGTGGCCGAGACGAAGCTCCTCCGCTTCGGAAGCCGCGCGGAATACGACGCGTACGTGCGC
It contains:
- a CDS encoding ABC transporter ATP-binding protein, encoding MLIVRDLEKSYRSGGQQLAVLRNVNFRVDAGETVAIVGHSGSGKTTLLGLLAGLDSPSRGSVELEGTDLGTLSEDGRARLRRERIGFVFQAFQLIPTLTARENVEVPLELRGTPDPARAQELLARVGLGDRGHHYPAQLSGGEQQRVAIARAFIHAPTVLFADEPTGNLDRTTGTRIIDLLFELNREQGTTLVLVTHDPDLATRAGRVIRLEDGAVVGDERSAA
- a CDS encoding glycosyltransferase, whose product is MTRSIHAIASPALGGAERFFARLVSALHESGYPSMAVLRRGSLLDGTIDAAVPRVLTGMANSLDVRTMWTIRRLVARHRPEVVQTYLGRATRLTRVPRGSDTIHLARLGGYYRPRSYRHADAWVGNTRGICDYLVQQGFPADRVFHISNFAEAPEPSTDAGPAREARERLGIPDDALMLFALGRFRPSKGFVDLLDAFALLPREVGGRPLRLVVAGEGELRDELLAQAQRLGIANRVSWTGWLPEPAPYYAAADLFICPSRIEHLGNVILEAWGRNVPVLSTRTRGAEELMVDGETGLLVAASDAQAMRDGILRALESGQPELRRLADAGLHTVRTRHSKEAIVAAYRELYAHLVSIGRRR
- a CDS encoding MATE family efflux transporter, whose product is MSAPAPAARYDRSIVEGPLRPAVWKLAWPGMLANVVGGLQGMVDHVMVGHMVGYAGNAAIGVAWQIFLVVIAFISSLFTGMGVLVARAAGARDSERVDRVVYQAFLTALGISVGVMAPLGYFLAPWLLDRVNAAPAVQAEALPFLRVMFLFSGGMLVFFMLGGALRAAGDARTPMVLGFVMTALNLGLNLLLIPAFGTVGAAMGTTIASGLVAAYALFRLVRGGWVVSFPRGGGWGPDWGVIRALFSFGLPTGIQGIAMNVSGVLMLAYIGSLAQSAAAQAAYAVSYGQLFSLITWTSVGLMGAAAAVAGQNLGAGQPDRAADAVRVTAAIGLGGAACVGVLFLAAPRVLLALFGMDEPAAVELGVQLLRVLGVSGMFVAVALTYTGGLQGTGDTRGPLYISVASQVVLPLGICFVVRRTATLDPIDVWLAILAGHVARCTLSVLRFKQGRWRAIAVDIAPAPSS
- a CDS encoding arylesterase, with translation MPKFRLFRALPVLLVALNFGCTGAESKPAADASSAAEAAQDPSARKTVLFLGTSLTAAQGLDPEQGFPAHIQEKIDSAGLPYEVVNAGQSGETSAGARSRIRWILEQPFDVLVLETGANDMLRGSDVDSLAANLQAVIDTVRSRRPDAAIVLAGMYATPNLGPGYVRRFDALYPEVARRNRLPLIPFLLEGVAGESELNIEDGVHPNARGHEVIAETAWKTLEPVLRERAGASGQ